A stretch of DNA from Nonlabens ponticola:
TCTTGATATCTATAAACATCAGATCTGGTCTGTGACGTAATAATTCACCATTTTCAAGCATACGTAAAAGCTCATCAGCATCAGTTATGCTCAATATCTCTATATAAGGGAAATCTTTTGCTATGACACGTTTCATTAACGCAATATCTTCCTCGCGGTCTTCAATAATGACCACTTTTTTAGTGGTCTGGTCTTTATTTAATTCCTCCATGACCTAAATAAAATTTAAAAACGGAACCCTCATTAGGTGTTCCTTGTGCCCAGATCTCGCCGCCGTGTTTGATCACCACGCGTTGCACAATAGCAAGGCCTACACCAGTTCCTTCATATTCATCCTTAAACAGCCTACTAAAAACACCAAAAATCTTTGTTGCGTACTCTTGATCAAATCCAATGCCGTTGTCCTTGACAAAATATATTTCTTTCTCACCATCGTTTTTTGAACCTATTTCAACGACTGGATTCTCTTTTTTTGAAGAGTATTTGAGAGCATTGCTTATGAGGTTTGCAAATAACTGATAAATCATACTTGCATCGCCATACAAATCTGGCATTTGATCGTCTATGATAATCCTACTATCTGGATACTTGACGTGGTATCTGTTCTCTTTGAGGATACGCTCACATAGTTGAGGCAGCTTGATATGGTCATCGATAAGCGTCGTTTGACTCATGCTGCTATAACTTAGAATATCGTCCATGAGGCTATTCATCTTACTAGCGCTATTGATAATGGTATTCAAAGAGTCTTTACCATATTCATCCAATACATCGTCATAGTCTTCCTTAAGTATTTGTGCAAAACCGTCGATACCGCGCAATGGCCCACGCAAGTCGTGACTAACACTATAACTAAAGCTTTCCAATTCCTGATTCAAGCTTTCTAATCGTTTGTTTAGCATCTTGATCTCGCCATATCTAGTGACGATGATGTTTTTTACATCAGACACTAATGCTTGTGCGCTGGCTTTCTCATGGTCTTCCCATGGTTCACTGGTACATTTTACCGTTTGAGAGTACTTTTCAAATGATTTGCGAGGTGACAACCTGTTTTCAGACTCGTTGTCAAGATCCGTTTTAGATGGATCGCCGCCCCAATTTATTTGTGACAGCTTCTCTTTTTTGAACCAGATGAGCGCTTCATCGTTTTTATTTGAGATTTTAAAATACAGTATTCCAGAGAGGTCTTTACCGTACTTACTTGTCCATGGAAATACTGCAGACAAGCAGTCTGTTTCAAAATACTGTTCTTCTTTGCCTATCTTTTTACGTATCTCATTGGACAATCGCTGCATTACTTTGCGATCTGGACAAGTGCCTATCGTTGCATATTCTTGATCGTAGAACACAGCAAACCCATGGGCAGGTATAAGGCTTTTACCTGTTGTTTGAAAACTAGTAAGTCCAGCTACAATGTCCCAATTTTTACTCATCTGCTTGACGAGTTTTGAGCGTACGGCAGCAGCTTTATTGATATTCTTAATGTGAACATCACTGTTTTTGAGCGTGATTTGGTTACTTACCATTTCAGCAAGAAGTTGACAGGACTTTCTTTTATGGTAACCTATAAACTTTGGCGAGTAGTGATGACAGGCGATCAAGCCCCATAGTTTACCATTGTGAACGATGGCGCAATTGAGCGTGGCATCCACTTTCATATTATTCAAATACTCAACATGAATGGGTGATGAACCACGCAAGTGTGATTTACCTGTAGGCAGCAATGCGCCAGTAACAGGATTGATAGATGGTAAGATATCGCTGTAAGATCTGGATAGATCACTTAAAATACGCACGCCTTGTTCAAGAAACAATTTGCGAGCATTTGCAGGAATGTCGCCTGCTGGATAATGTAATCCCAGCCATGATTTAAGTTCAGGTTCACGCGCCTCTGCAACGATCTCACCATTCCATTGATCGTCAAAACGGTAAACCATGACCCTGTCATAATCTAGCATATCTTTTACAAGATCTGCGATGGATTGTGTGAGCTCTTGAGCGGTTCCAGTCTTATGCAAATTATGCAAAACATCCAGCATTTCCTGCTGGAAGGCAATAGGATCCCAATCAAATGTTTCA
This window harbors:
- a CDS encoding ATP-binding protein; this encodes MENNLTSYPEPTDITTCESEPIHLIPRTQHHGFLLVLDNKQEVIQVSQNIHEFLDINHADALGKRLEDLCDKATSERFNSWLIKKKDHVPFIFKSGDHQYTAIPHQVDALTLIDIEPETFDWDPIAFQQEMLDVLHNLHKTGTAQELTQSIADLVKDMLDYDRVMVYRFDDQWNGEIVAEAREPELKSWLGLHYPAGDIPANARKLFLEQGVRILSDLSRSYSDILPSINPVTGALLPTGKSHLRGSSPIHVEYLNNMKVDATLNCAIVHNGKLWGLIACHHYSPKFIGYHKRKSCQLLAEMVSNQITLKNSDVHIKNINKAAAVRSKLVKQMSKNWDIVAGLTSFQTTGKSLIPAHGFAVFYDQEYATIGTCPDRKVMQRLSNEIRKKIGKEEQYFETDCLSAVFPWTSKYGKDLSGILYFKISNKNDEALIWFKKEKLSQINWGGDPSKTDLDNESENRLSPRKSFEKYSQTVKCTSEPWEDHEKASAQALVSDVKNIIVTRYGEIKMLNKRLESLNQELESFSYSVSHDLRGPLRGIDGFAQILKEDYDDVLDEYGKDSLNTIINSASKMNSLMDDILSYSSMSQTTLIDDHIKLPQLCERILKENRYHVKYPDSRIIIDDQMPDLYGDASMIYQLFANLISNALKYSSKKENPVVEIGSKNDGEKEIYFVKDNGIGFDQEYATKIFGVFSRLFKDEYEGTGVGLAIVQRVVIKHGGEIWAQGTPNEGSVFKFYLGHGGIK